The following proteins are co-located in the Paenibacillus sp. JNUCC32 genome:
- a CDS encoding AraC family transcriptional regulator, with translation MMLNLSMNTSKGEPREYSGFMARLWNMDIVHGQGMSLEQQLAVQPALIVPLSGETCLQQAEQVTRMNKGCVYFCAAGSTFGITSGEYWSSEEQEQTAVAILHFGFYEGMSGCGRLHEVDGAAFMPYDGIFVVSSPDRLNLVCRAMYKDFHSMEPMKQWRAQLDFQELLYTMMAECSPYAKNDKRQALERVKEYIEEHYDEDLTIEQLANLSELSPKYFVEVYKKTYGHSAMDYLASVRLNKAKQLMLGSDSLLREVAHMVGYKDEFYFSRKFKKAFGISPSAYMKTRKNKLAMYGSTSLLGYAMPLDFTPYAAPLHPKWSQHYYNHLGPDIPVHLDAYRQNHNKYANLEKLATARPELIVCAQGVEEWEKEQLRQIAPLYEMPGEQEGWRFNLLSLAKMLDRLPEAEQWIEAFHHKISAYREKLPSSNREARTLLTARLHQDELRAYSHPGMKEILFDDFGFQPALPMDQLNEGCLTMEQIRESRANHLLLLIRQDSETLAYWRRLQATPEWMTISAVREGTFHQISSYPWREYSPIAMEQMAEEAIRLFSGKCP, from the coding sequence ATGATGTTAAACCTATCGATGAATACCAGCAAGGGAGAGCCAAGAGAATACAGCGGGTTCATGGCCCGTTTATGGAATATGGATATTGTTCATGGGCAAGGGATGTCCTTGGAACAACAGTTGGCCGTGCAGCCGGCCTTGATCGTCCCGCTTAGCGGAGAGACCTGTTTGCAGCAGGCAGAGCAAGTGACACGCATGAATAAGGGGTGCGTTTATTTTTGCGCGGCTGGATCTACTTTTGGTATTACGAGCGGCGAGTACTGGAGTTCCGAGGAACAGGAACAGACAGCGGTGGCGATTCTTCATTTTGGCTTCTATGAAGGGATGTCGGGCTGCGGTCGGTTGCATGAAGTGGACGGCGCCGCATTCATGCCCTATGACGGCATCTTTGTCGTCAGCTCCCCGGACCGCTTGAATCTCGTCTGCCGGGCGATGTATAAGGATTTTCACAGCATGGAGCCCATGAAGCAGTGGAGGGCTCAGCTGGATTTTCAGGAGCTGTTGTACACGATGATGGCCGAATGCAGCCCATATGCCAAGAATGATAAACGGCAAGCGCTGGAGCGGGTGAAGGAGTATATCGAAGAGCATTATGATGAAGATTTAACGATCGAGCAGCTGGCGAATCTCTCCGAGCTGAGCCCCAAGTATTTTGTAGAGGTATATAAGAAGACCTATGGGCACAGCGCGATGGATTATTTGGCGAGCGTCCGTTTGAACAAGGCCAAACAATTGATGCTGGGTTCGGATTCCTTGCTGCGTGAGGTTGCCCATATGGTGGGGTATAAGGATGAATTTTATTTCAGCCGCAAATTTAAGAAAGCTTTCGGGATCTCGCCCTCCGCCTATATGAAGACAAGGAAAAACAAACTGGCGATGTACGGCTCAACGAGCCTATTGGGTTACGCCATGCCGCTGGATTTCACGCCGTATGCGGCTCCGCTTCATCCGAAGTGGTCACAGCATTACTATAACCATCTCGGCCCCGATATTCCGGTTCATCTGGATGCATACCGCCAGAACCATAACAAATATGCGAATCTGGAAAAGCTGGCCACGGCACGTCCGGAGCTCATCGTGTGCGCGCAGGGGGTCGAGGAGTGGGAGAAGGAGCAGCTTCGGCAGATCGCCCCTCTCTATGAAATGCCGGGAGAGCAGGAAGGATGGCGGTTCAACTTGCTTAGTCTCGCCAAAATGCTGGACAGGCTGCCTGAAGCAGAGCAGTGGATTGAAGCGTTTCATCACAAAATATCGGCTTACCGGGAGAAGCTCCCATCTAGCAATAGGGAAGCCCGCACGCTTTTGACCGCCCGCCTGCATCAGGATGAACTTCGGGCATACAGCCATCCGGGCATGAAGGAAATACTATTCGATGATTTCGGTTTTCAGCCGGCCCTGCCTATGGATCAGCTGAATGAGGGGTGTTTAACGATGGAGCAGATCAGGGAGAGCCGTGCAAACCATCTGCTTCTTCTGATCCGTCAAGATTCCGAAACGCTTGCCTATTGGAGGAGACTGCAGGCGACGCCGGAGTGGATGACCATCTCCGCGGTGAGAGAGGGAACGTTCCATCAAATATCCTCTTATCCTTGGCGTGAGTATTCGCCCATTGCAATGGAGCAGATGGCGGAGGAGGCCATCCGGTTGTTTTCCGGAAAATGTCCATGA
- a CDS encoding alpha/beta hydrolase — protein MNRYKQLAVEGRELTLYLPPSYLEYDRSYPVAYVQDEGDMFTDCLNYLNHLFATGRLEEVILVGISTTNRNREYTPWPAEPLLESNPPFGGEGRAYVDEVADVIKAYIDHRYRTLPAPEHTAIMGGSFGGLISMFAGYWRPDTFGRIGMLSASLWYEGVMDYIRQQGKWPAEQRVYMSVGQLEGAYKQNAQKNMFVNNVEAHRFWLEQGVSPERLQLAVDPDGTHDPIFMSRRFPDALRWLFVGEAEEQASAKGRAQHEDPDYQEKQEMHNNQDNQDNQDNQDNQDNQDNQDNQDNQDNQVKATLFSVPGTLTWSMQSDVTGREYRIFIAEPMGPPPEGGYPVLYSLDANATFGTLAEAIRLQSRTPRGIPSALIVGIGFDSDSPIVSSERFYNFTEYADPAELPVRPNGMDWPETGGVEAFLTFIEQQLKPAVERRYAVNRSKQALFGHSLGGFFTLYTLFTRPDAFSRYIAACPSVWWKNYALYQRWEEGKNRLRQSGERKSLRLYVGAEEKPSMVKDARELYAFLRGHEEVLETTFDEIEGEGHVSVLPTLISPLLRFVNA, from the coding sequence ATGAATCGTTACAAGCAGCTGGCAGTTGAAGGCAGAGAGCTTACACTGTATCTGCCTCCTTCCTATCTGGAGTATGACCGTTCCTATCCTGTTGCCTATGTTCAAGATGAAGGAGATATGTTCACGGACTGCCTGAACTATTTGAATCATTTGTTTGCGACAGGCCGGCTGGAAGAGGTCATCCTGGTCGGAATCTCGACAACGAACCGGAATCGTGAGTATACGCCTTGGCCGGCTGAGCCTTTGCTGGAGAGCAACCCTCCTTTCGGCGGGGAGGGGAGAGCTTATGTCGATGAGGTAGCGGATGTCATCAAAGCATACATAGACCATCGGTACCGAACGCTTCCAGCGCCTGAGCATACGGCCATCATGGGAGGCTCCTTTGGCGGTTTGATCTCGATGTTCGCGGGATATTGGCGTCCCGATACCTTCGGACGGATCGGCATGCTGTCGGCTTCGTTATGGTACGAGGGGGTGATGGACTACATCCGCCAGCAGGGAAAATGGCCGGCTGAGCAGCGGGTGTATATGTCCGTAGGGCAGCTTGAAGGGGCGTATAAGCAAAATGCGCAGAAAAACATGTTTGTGAACAACGTGGAGGCCCATCGGTTCTGGCTTGAGCAAGGGGTGAGCCCTGAGCGGCTGCAGCTGGCGGTAGATCCTGACGGAACCCATGATCCTATCTTTATGTCCAGAAGATTTCCGGATGCGCTGCGGTGGCTGTTCGTCGGGGAAGCAGAGGAGCAAGCATCGGCGAAGGGGCGGGCTCAACATGAGGATCCGGATTATCAGGAAAAGCAAGAAATGCATAATAACCAAGATAACCAAGATAACCAAGATAACCAAGATAACCAAGATAACCAAGATAACCAAGATAACCAAGATAACCAAGATAACCAAGTAAAGGCCACTTTGTTTTCCGTACCGGGAACGCTGACCTGGTCCATGCAGTCCGACGTGACGGGCCGCGAATACCGCATTTTCATCGCCGAGCCGATGGGACCGCCTCCTGAGGGAGGTTATCCCGTGTTATATTCGCTGGATGCCAATGCCACCTTCGGCACGCTGGCCGAAGCCATCCGCCTGCAATCCCGTACGCCTCGGGGCATTCCCTCTGCGCTCATTGTCGGCATCGGCTTTGACAGCGACAGCCCCATCGTAAGCAGCGAACGCTTCTATAACTTTACGGAATATGCCGATCCCGCTGAACTGCCAGTCCGGCCAAACGGCATGGATTGGCCGGAGACGGGCGGCGTGGAGGCGTTCCTTACCTTCATCGAGCAGCAGCTGAAGCCGGCCGTGGAGCGGCGGTATGCCGTGAACCGATCGAAGCAGGCGCTGTTCGGACACTCGCTCGGTGGATTTTTCACCTTGTATACCTTATTCACCAGACCGGATGCCTTTTCGCGGTATATTGCGGCATGTCCCTCGGTGTGGTGGAAGAACTACGCGCTGTACCAGCGATGGGAAGAGGGGAAGAACCGCTTACGACAGAGCGGGGAGCGCAAGTCGCTCCGCCTGTACGTGGGGGCCGAGGAGAAGCCGTCCATGGTGAAGGATGCCAGGGAACTCTATGCCTTTCTCAGAGGGCATGAAGAGGTGCTGGAGACGACGTTCGACGAAATTGAGGGTGAAGGGCATGTTTCGGTACTGCCGACCCTCATAAGCCCCCTGCTTCGTTTTGTGAACGCGTAA
- a CDS encoding FecCD family ABC transporter permease codes for MVLAGGIAVVLAAVYFSLTNGTFDMSIKEVIQTLFRMKPNADFDLVVFEFRLPRIVLGALVGFALGMAGAVIQGVTRNGLADPGILGINAGAGMAVVLFMFLLQGQITMTGWLGVMMMPMFGIAGGLAATTAIYMFARENGKLDPQRLILVGIAIASGFGAVTMYVSLKMNPKDYEMAVAWLAGSLHSANWKFVVTMLPWLVILPPVIWLRSQVLDLFQLSEESVKSVGVSVEREKNRLLLCSIGLVSASVAVSGSIGFVGLIAPHMARQLVGLRHRHIIPISGIAGMAIVVIGDFIGRTIFAPAELAAGIVVSVIGVPYFIYLLIRMRK; via the coding sequence ATGGTGCTGGCAGGCGGGATAGCGGTCGTATTGGCAGCCGTTTATTTCAGTCTGACCAACGGCACGTTTGACATGTCCATCAAGGAAGTAATCCAGACGCTCTTTCGGATGAAGCCCAATGCGGACTTTGATCTTGTCGTGTTTGAATTCAGGCTCCCACGAATCGTGCTTGGCGCCCTTGTCGGGTTTGCGCTCGGTATGGCCGGTGCCGTCATCCAAGGGGTTACCCGCAACGGGCTTGCGGATCCGGGCATCCTCGGCATCAATGCAGGCGCCGGCATGGCGGTCGTACTGTTTATGTTCCTGCTGCAGGGGCAGATCACGATGACCGGCTGGCTCGGGGTGATGATGATGCCCATGTTCGGCATCGCGGGCGGTTTGGCAGCGACCACGGCCATATACATGTTTGCGAGAGAAAACGGAAAGCTGGATCCCCAGCGGCTCATACTTGTGGGCATTGCGATCGCATCCGGCTTTGGAGCCGTTACCATGTATGTTTCGCTAAAAATGAACCCGAAAGATTATGAGATGGCGGTTGCCTGGCTCGCCGGCAGCCTTCATAGCGCCAACTGGAAGTTTGTGGTGACCATGCTGCCGTGGCTCGTTATTTTGCCGCCTGTCATCTGGCTTCGCTCTCAAGTGCTCGACTTGTTCCAGCTGAGCGAGGAAAGCGTGAAGAGCGTCGGGGTATCCGTCGAGCGCGAGAAAAATAGATTGCTTCTCTGCAGCATCGGTCTGGTAAGTGCCAGCGTAGCTGTATCCGGCAGCATCGGGTTTGTCGGCCTGATTGCTCCGCATATGGCCAGGCAGCTTGTCGGACTGCGGCACAGGCATATCATCCCGATCAGCGGCATAGCGGGCATGGCGATTGTTGTCATAGGCGACTTCATCGGCAGAACGATATTCGCTCCGGCCGAGCTGGCTGCAGGCATTGTGGTATCCGTGATCGGGGTTCCGTATTTTATCTATTTATTAATTCGCATGAGAAAATAA
- a CDS encoding FixH family protein gives MIVKGRIIITVLLSVLLLSACSASPEAADRYVKEIPLMAEVNIPDVLSVQQPETIEIILTQDGKRVPGADFVHYELWSHNGSLRDPMTDAVEVGDGVYTVTKTFVKEGLYFIKLHSGNNGSIIIPQKPFAVGKLSEAELAYLEAGTPTFQEGTAEHHH, from the coding sequence ATGATCGTAAAAGGCCGTATTATTATAACCGTACTGCTATCGGTTCTGCTGCTGAGCGCTTGTTCGGCCAGTCCCGAGGCAGCCGACCGGTATGTAAAAGAAATTCCGCTGATGGCCGAGGTGAACATTCCGGATGTATTATCCGTCCAACAGCCGGAGACCATCGAGATTATCCTTACCCAAGACGGCAAAAGAGTGCCCGGTGCGGATTTTGTCCACTACGAGCTGTGGAGCCATAACGGTTCCCTGCGGGATCCCATGACGGATGCGGTCGAGGTGGGCGATGGCGTGTATACGGTGACCAAAACCTTCGTAAAAGAGGGGCTGTATTTCATCAAGCTGCACAGCGGCAACAACGGCTCCATCATCATTCCCCAGAAACCGTTCGCCGTCGGCAAACTGTCCGAGGCCGAGCTTGCCTACCTGGAGGCGGGAACTCCGACATTCCAAGAAGGCACGGCAGAGCATCATCATTAA
- a CDS encoding KGG domain-containing protein: MANNNNGKMSREEAGRLGGEATANNHDKEFYQEIGRKGGEATSRSHDKEFYQEIGKKGGDSTSNSHDKEFYQEIGQKGGEATSDSHGREFYEEIGRKGGEATSDSHGREFYQEIGQQGGEARNGSGSNGDGKMSREEAGRKGGEARARQRQRGN, translated from the coding sequence ATGGCTAATAACAATAATGGTAAGATGAGCCGTGAAGAAGCAGGACGTTTAGGTGGAGAAGCAACAGCGAACAACCATGATAAAGAGTTTTACCAAGAGATCGGACGGAAGGGCGGCGAAGCGACGTCCCGCTCCCATGACAAAGAATTTTATCAGGAAATCGGCAAAAAAGGCGGAGACTCCACGTCAAACTCCCATGATAAGGAGTTTTATCAAGAGATTGGCCAGAAGGGCGGCGAAGCGACTTCCGACTCCCATGGCAGGGAGTTCTATGAGGAAATCGGCCGCAAAGGCGGCGAGGCTACCTCGGATTCCCATGGTCGCGAGTTCTACCAAGAAATTGGACAGCAGGGCGGCGAAGCCAGAAACGGCAGCGGCAGCAACGGGGATGGCAAGATGAGCCGTGAAGAAGCGGGCCGCAAAGGCGGCGAGGCTAGAGCCCGGCAGCGCCAACGGGGAAATTAA
- a CDS encoding thiol-disulfide oxidoreductase DCC family protein: MKDRATENHEEYAIVLIDGVCHMCQGLTQFIIKRDPAGAFRFASLQSEIGQELLRQGGLDGDSPETMVLIEQGRYYTRSTGALRIARRLRFPWPLSYVLILIPPFLRNLVYRWVAKNRYRWFGQSSECMVPTPDIRRRFLS, translated from the coding sequence ATGAAGGATCGTGCAACCGAAAATCATGAGGAATATGCAATTGTGCTGATTGATGGCGTGTGCCATATGTGCCAGGGGCTGACCCAATTCATTATCAAGCGAGATCCCGCGGGTGCTTTCCGGTTCGCTTCGCTGCAATCCGAGATCGGTCAGGAGCTGTTGAGGCAGGGAGGGCTCGATGGAGATTCGCCGGAGACGATGGTGCTGATTGAACAGGGGAGATATTACACCAGATCGACGGGAGCTCTTCGGATTGCGCGGCGTCTTCGTTTTCCTTGGCCGCTGTCGTATGTCCTGATCCTGATACCCCCTTTCTTACGGAACCTGGTGTACCGCTGGGTGGCGAAGAACCGTTACCGGTGGTTCGGGCAATCCAGTGAGTGCATGGTGCCGACGCCGGACATTCGGCGCCGGTTTTTATCCTGA
- a CDS encoding FecCD family ABC transporter permease, protein MGFKKSLPAVILVMAPAVCLLLIAASILYGAKNISMDTVWDSIFAFDPESIDHQIIMSSRLPRVVGAMLIGAFLAVSGALMQGMTRNYLASPSIMGVSDGSVFAVTLFMVFIPNASSNMYIVSSLVGSAIGAAVVFGLAWLIPGGLSPVRLAILGTVIGTFLSGTAEALAAYFQISQSISFWYNARLHAMDPELIKLSIPFAIVGLCLAVVLSKSITLLSLGDETAKGLGVKTWLVKGLAMLAVVILTGVSVALAGKVAFVGLIVPHIARYLSGSDYRWIVPVSGVLGGMFLALCDILARFVNSPFETPVGVITSLIGVPFFLYLIKTRGGAQRA, encoded by the coding sequence ATGGGGTTCAAAAAATCGCTGCCGGCTGTCATCCTTGTGATGGCCCCGGCAGTCTGCTTATTGCTCATAGCGGCCTCCATCCTGTATGGAGCCAAGAATATTTCGATGGATACCGTCTGGGACTCCATCTTCGCTTTTGACCCGGAGAGCATCGACCATCAGATCATTATGAGTTCCCGGCTGCCCCGAGTCGTCGGGGCTATGCTGATCGGTGCTTTTCTGGCGGTTTCGGGCGCTCTTATGCAGGGGATGACAAGAAACTATCTAGCCTCCCCCTCCATTATGGGGGTATCGGACGGTTCGGTGTTCGCGGTGACCTTGTTCATGGTATTCATTCCGAATGCCAGCTCCAATATGTACATTGTCAGTTCATTGGTTGGTTCCGCGATCGGTGCAGCCGTCGTGTTCGGATTAGCATGGCTAATTCCAGGGGGGCTCAGTCCGGTTCGGCTGGCTATACTCGGAACCGTGATCGGGACGTTTCTTAGCGGAACGGCCGAAGCTTTGGCAGCTTATTTTCAGATTTCCCAAAGCATCAGTTTTTGGTACAATGCCCGGCTGCATGCCATGGATCCCGAGCTGATCAAGCTGAGCATTCCGTTTGCGATCGTCGGTTTGTGCCTCGCCGTGGTTTTGTCCAAATCGATCACGCTGCTCTCCCTCGGGGACGAGACGGCCAAGGGGCTTGGCGTCAAAACATGGCTGGTGAAAGGCCTTGCGATGCTGGCGGTCGTGATCTTGACGGGCGTATCGGTGGCGCTGGCAGGGAAGGTTGCCTTTGTAGGCTTGATTGTCCCTCATATTGCCCGGTACTTATCGGGCTCCGATTACCGATGGATCGTACCGGTGTCGGGCGTGCTTGGCGGCATGTTCCTGGCGCTGTGCGACATTCTCGCCAGGTTCGTGAACAGCCCTTTCGAGACGCCGGTCGGTGTCATCACTTCGCTGATCGGCGTGCCGTTCTTCCTCTATCTGATCAAGACGAGGGGAGGGGCTCAGCGTGCGTAA
- a CDS encoding peptidase E yields MKQIIAMGGGGFSMEPDNLLLDRYVLAQVSKELPKVCFVPTASGDADGYVERFYHAFRTLPCIPSHLSLFQPNFADLRSFVLEKDIIYVGGGNTRNMLVLWKEWGLDQILKEAYEQGVILTGLSAGSICWFEQGVTDPLNGPLYELDGLGILQGSHCPHYDAESKRRPAYHKLVLQGEAKAGYAADDGVALHFMDGRLHRIVSSRENAHAYHVKREGNSVQEGKLTPDFLG; encoded by the coding sequence ATGAAACAGATTATTGCAATGGGTGGCGGCGGTTTCTCGATGGAACCTGATAATTTGCTGCTTGATCGCTATGTTTTGGCACAAGTATCGAAAGAATTGCCTAAAGTGTGTTTTGTTCCGACGGCAAGCGGAGATGCGGATGGTTATGTTGAACGGTTCTATCATGCTTTCCGGACACTGCCGTGTATTCCCAGTCATCTGTCACTGTTCCAGCCGAACTTTGCCGATCTTCGGTCTTTTGTACTCGAGAAGGATATCATTTATGTTGGCGGGGGCAATACCCGGAATATGCTGGTCTTGTGGAAGGAATGGGGCCTGGATCAGATACTCAAAGAGGCATATGAACAGGGTGTCATTTTAACCGGGTTAAGCGCTGGCTCCATTTGCTGGTTTGAGCAAGGGGTGACGGACCCGTTGAACGGGCCTTTGTACGAACTTGATGGTCTGGGTATATTACAAGGCAGTCATTGCCCGCATTATGATGCTGAGAGCAAAAGAAGGCCCGCCTATCACAAACTCGTGCTTCAAGGTGAAGCAAAAGCAGGATATGCTGCTGATGATGGGGTTGCATTGCATTTCATGGACGGACGGTTGCATCGAATCGTAAGCTCAAGGGAAAATGCACATGCATACCATGTGAAGCGTGAAGGAAATAGCGTTCAAGAAGGGAAGTTGACACCGGATTTTTTAGGCTGA
- a CDS encoding zinc ribbon domain-containing protein — translation MRIEQMIEERFVCSKCGGNHCQTKEVSMSGAGLSKMFDIQHNHFLFVSCTNCGYVEVFNPDILEGKKRGQLGSILDVFFG, via the coding sequence ATGCGAATAGAACAAATGATAGAGGAACGGTTTGTATGCAGCAAATGCGGAGGGAACCACTGCCAGACGAAAGAGGTCTCGATGTCGGGGGCAGGCTTGAGCAAAATGTTTGATATTCAGCACAATCATTTCCTATTTGTTTCCTGCACGAACTGCGGATATGTGGAAGTCTTCAACCCGGATATATTGGAAGGTAAAAAGAGGGGGCAGCTGGGCTCGATCCTGGATGTGTTCTTCGGTTGA
- a CDS encoding helix-turn-helix domain-containing protein, translating into MQSIYQRIEHLIESRGMTKKAFCETLGISTGNFGDWKRGKTTPSTNKLIEIAAFFSVSLDWLIIGRGSPTNRVKEARGEYEVDPESLDPALMSGLAEHEKEFIREYIEFSAYRKDKRSDKS; encoded by the coding sequence ATGCAGTCTATTTACCAACGAATCGAACATCTCATAGAAAGCCGGGGTATGACCAAGAAGGCGTTTTGTGAAACCCTCGGGATCAGCACAGGAAATTTTGGTGACTGGAAGAGGGGAAAAACAACGCCGAGCACGAATAAATTGATTGAGATTGCAGCATTTTTTTCCGTCAGCCTGGATTGGCTGATTATAGGAAGAGGCAGTCCGACCAACCGTGTCAAGGAAGCCCGCGGGGAATATGAAGTAGATCCGGAATCTTTGGATCCTGCCTTAATGTCCGGTCTGGCAGAGCATGAGAAGGAATTTATCCGCGAATACATCGAGTTTTCGGCCTATCGGAAGGACAAGCGCAGCGATAAGAGCTAA
- a CDS encoding ABC transporter substrate-binding protein, translating into MKRMKMVLGLLLVFALVLSACGGGNEVKDTDGASTSNAGSTNTAEENKASNEETPAAGETKVVKYLDQEYTLPAKTERIVITGAVEAMEDSIVLEVNPVGAISFSGSFPPLFESITKDAQSVGEKTEPNFETILSLKPDVILGSSKFKPEVVEQLNKIAPTIPYSHVSTNWESNLRLLGELSGKQEQAEQEIAKYKEDLEAAKATIGDSLKDKKVLALRVRAGEMYIYPAGVFFNPVLYEDLGIAVPAEVEAAQAQELVSKEKMAEMNPDYVFVQFSPDENKDTPNALEELQNDPIMKNLNAFKNGTAFVNVVDPLAQGGTAYSKIEFLKAAVENLTK; encoded by the coding sequence ATGAAACGGATGAAAATGGTCTTGGGGTTATTGCTGGTATTTGCTTTGGTACTATCTGCTTGTGGCGGAGGTAACGAGGTTAAAGATACAGACGGAGCAAGCACGAGTAATGCAGGAAGCACGAACACCGCTGAGGAGAATAAAGCTTCGAACGAAGAAACACCCGCTGCGGGCGAAACCAAAGTTGTGAAATATCTTGATCAGGAATACACGCTTCCTGCCAAAACGGAGCGGATCGTTATCACGGGTGCCGTCGAAGCCATGGAGGACTCTATTGTGCTGGAAGTGAATCCGGTCGGAGCGATCAGTTTCTCGGGCTCTTTCCCTCCATTGTTTGAGTCGATTACGAAGGATGCCCAGTCGGTAGGCGAGAAAACCGAGCCGAATTTCGAAACGATCCTCTCGCTTAAACCGGACGTGATTTTGGGATCTTCCAAGTTCAAGCCGGAGGTCGTGGAACAATTGAATAAAATTGCCCCGACGATACCTTATTCTCATGTATCCACCAACTGGGAGAGCAATTTGAGATTGCTGGGCGAGTTGAGCGGCAAGCAGGAACAGGCTGAGCAAGAGATCGCTAAATATAAAGAGGATCTGGAAGCCGCAAAGGCAACCATCGGAGACAGCCTGAAGGACAAGAAGGTTTTGGCGCTAAGGGTTCGTGCGGGGGAGATGTACATTTACCCGGCTGGGGTATTCTTTAATCCGGTATTGTACGAGGATCTGGGAATCGCCGTACCGGCTGAGGTAGAAGCCGCGCAAGCGCAGGAGCTGGTCTCCAAAGAGAAAATGGCTGAGATGAATCCGGATTACGTGTTTGTCCAGTTCTCTCCGGACGAGAACAAGGATACGCCGAACGCACTGGAAGAGCTGCAGAATGATCCTATCATGAAAAACCTGAACGCGTTCAAGAACGGAACGGCTTTTGTCAACGTGGTTGACCCGCTTGCTCAAGGCGGTACCGCGTACAGTAAAATCGAGTTTCTGAAAGCTGCCGTCGAAAATCTTACGAAATAA
- a CDS encoding organic hydroperoxide resistance protein codes for MKPLYTADVKVVGGREGSVESTDGVLNHKLSMPKELGGPGGAGTNPEQLFAAGYGACYESALANIARKEGVELKDVVIHSQVSIGKDEGADGFKLAVKLKIEMPGIERSQAEDLAKKAHAFCPYSKATRGNIDVELSVS; via the coding sequence ATGAAACCATTATACACAGCAGATGTTAAAGTCGTCGGAGGGCGGGAAGGCTCCGTTGAATCTACCGATGGCGTTCTCAATCACAAATTAAGCATGCCGAAAGAGCTCGGAGGTCCGGGCGGAGCCGGAACCAATCCGGAGCAGCTGTTCGCGGCCGGTTATGGCGCCTGCTATGAAAGCGCCCTGGCCAACATCGCCCGCAAGGAGGGCGTCGAGCTGAAGGATGTCGTGATCCACTCCCAGGTGTCGATCGGAAAAGACGAAGGCGCTGACGGCTTTAAGCTGGCAGTGAAGCTGAAGATCGAAATGCCCGGCATCGAACGAAGCCAGGCGGAGGATCTCGCGAAGAAAGCGCACGCGTTTTGCCCGTATTCCAAAGCAACCCGGGGCAACATCGACGTGGAGTTAAGCGTAAGCTGA